CTGCGCGAGGGCAATTCCGACCGCCGCGTCGCCGATCCGGTGAAAGAGTATGCCCGCAAGAACCCGCACTCGATGGGCGCCTGGACGAAAGACTCGAAGTGCCACGTGGCCCACATGACCGACAAGGACTTCTTCGGCAGCGAGAAGTCGGTCGTCGTCGAGAAGGCCGGCCCCGTGAAGATCGTACACGTCGACAAGGCGGGCAAGGAAACGGTTCTCAAGGAAAAGCTCCAGCTCGAGGCGGAAGAGGTCATCGACGCCGCCACGATGAGCCGCAACGCCCTGCGCGCCTTCCTCGCCGAACAGATCGCCGACGCGAAGGCGAAGGGCGTGCTGTTCTCGGTGCATCTGAAAGCCACCATGATGAAGGTATCCGACCCGATCATGTTCGGCCACGTCGTCAGCGTCTTCTTCAAGGACGTTTATGAAAAGCACGCCGAGACGTTCCGCACGCTCGGCATCAGCCCCAACAACGGCCTAGGCGAACTCCACGAGAAGATCGCGACCCTTCCCGCCGACAAGCAGGAAGAGATCAAAAAGGACATCGAGAAGGTCTACACCGCGCGGCCCGAGCTCGCGATGGTCAACTCCGACAAGGGCATCACCAACCTGCACGTGCCCAGCGACGTCATCATCGACGCCTCGATGCCCGCGGCGATCCGCGCCGGCGGCAAGATGTACGGCCGCGACGGTAAGCTGCGCGACATGAAGGCGGTCATTCCCGACCGCTCCTACGCGCGCATCTACCAGGCGACGATCGACTTCTGCAAGGAAAACGGCGCGTTCGATCCCCGCACGATGGGCAGCGTCTCGAACATCGGCCTGATGGCGCAGAAAGCCGAGGAATATGGCTCGCACGACAAGACCTTCGAGATCCAGGGCGACGGCGTCGTGCGCGTGATCGACGCGGCCGGCAAGGTGCTGATCGAGCACGCGGTCGAGAAGGGCGATATCTGGCGCATGTGCCAGACAAAAGACCTGCCGATCCGCGACTGGGTCAAGCTCGCCGTGACCCGCGCCCGCATCACCAACACCCCGGCATTGTTCTGGCTCGACGAAGATCGCGCCCACGACAAGAGCCTGATCGGCAAGGTGCAGAAATACCTGAAAGACCACGATACGAAGGGCCTCGACATCCAGATCCTGCCGCCCCGCAAGGCGATCGTGGCCAGCATGAAGCGCTCGAAAGAAGGCAAGGACACTATCTCGGTCACCGGAAACGTGCTGCGCGACTACCTGACCGACCTGTTCCCGATCCTCGAGCTCGGCACCAGCGCCAAGATGCTCTCGATCGTGCCCCTGCTGAACGGCGGCGGCCTCTACGAGACCGGCGCGGGCGGATCGGCCCCGAAGCACGTCCAGCAGCTCCTGGAAGAGGGCCATCTGCGCTGGGATTCGCTCGGTGAGTTCCTGGCGCTCGGCGTCTCCCTCGAGGATTACGGCCGCCGGAACGACAACCCCGCCGCGACCGTGCTGGCCAAGGCGCTCAACGACGCGATCGGCAAACTACTCGACGCCAACGTCGCCCCGGCCCGCGACGCCGCGAGCGGCATCGACAATCGCGGCACGCACGTCGCTCTCGCCCGTGCCTGGGCCGAGGCGATGGCCGCCCAGAAGACCGACGCAAAGCTCCAGGCGAGGTTCGCCGCCGCCGCGAAGAAACTGGCCGAGAACGAGAAGCAGATCCTCGCGGAGATCGACGCGACCCGCGGAAAACCGGTCGACATCGGCGGCTACTACCAGCCCGACGAGGTGAAGCTCGCACAGGCGATGCGCCCCAGCAAGACCTTCAACGCGATCCTCGACGAACTCGCCCGCGCCTGATCACCAACATCTTCTGTAGGGGCGGGTTTGAAACCCGCCCCTACGTTATGTTTCAATATATATTGTATTGTCAGGCGTCCTGCAGAAAAAACCGCAGGATCGTTCCCAGGCGGTCGGACCAGGCTTGCTCGTGATGCAGGCCGCCGTGGATCTCCTGGTAATAATAGTCGCGGCCGGGCCTGAACCGGTGCGACAGCAGGATCTGCTCGAGACGGCGCATCACCTCGATGCCGTCGGCGAGGTCGGGAACTTCGATCCCCTCGTCGCTGCCCATGTCGAACCAGAGCTTGACGCCGCGCAGGAACGCCGGGTCTTCCGCGATTCGGTCGAGGATCCAGTAGTTGCCGGGCCAGAGGCCGGGCGACAGCGCCCCGCAACACCCGAACGTGCCCGGAAACCGTCTGCACAGGTCGATGGCAATGAGGCCGCCGAACGACGACCCGATCGTGCCGACAAAACGCTGGTCGGAAGCGGCATCCCATTCGGCCTCGACGCGGGGCTTGACCTGCCGGGCCACGAACTCGCAATACCGATCGGACTTTCCCCCGCCCGACCGGCGCGGCTCGTAGACCGGCAGAAATTCATCGACCCGCCGGGCGCCTGAAAAGATAGCGACAAGGATCGTCGGTGGAATCAGCCCTTCCTGCTCGAGTTCGGCCGCCACGATATCGGCCCGCCATTCCCCGCCCGACAGCGAACGCTCGGTGCCGAACAGGTACTGGCCGTCATGGCAGTACAAAACCGGCCATCGTTTTCCCGGGCTCTTTTCGTATGCGGGCGGCAGCCTGACGATGAAGGTCCGGTCTTCGCCCAGCTCCTTCGAAAATATATCGTATCGAATCTGCCGCCCCGACGCAGCCCGGGACTGCTCCGTCGTCCGCTTCCAGCCCTGAACGGTGCAGGCGCACGTCGTCCGGTCCCACGACGGGGTAAACACCCGGTTGGGAATTTC
The Candidatus Ozemobacteraceae bacterium DNA segment above includes these coding regions:
- a CDS encoding NADP-dependent isocitrate dehydrogenase is translated as MTSSPAKIYYTKTDEAPALATASLLPIIQTFTAPAGIPVELRDISLAGRILAAFPENLTAEQRHSDDLAFLGNMANQPEANIVKLPNISASIPQLQAAIKELQANGYKVPEYPAEPKTDQEKELKTRYAKILGSAVNPVLREGNSDRRVADPVKEYARKNPHSMGAWTKDSKCHVAHMTDKDFFGSEKSVVVEKAGPVKIVHVDKAGKETVLKEKLQLEAEEVIDAATMSRNALRAFLAEQIADAKAKGVLFSVHLKATMMKVSDPIMFGHVVSVFFKDVYEKHAETFRTLGISPNNGLGELHEKIATLPADKQEEIKKDIEKVYTARPELAMVNSDKGITNLHVPSDVIIDASMPAAIRAGGKMYGRDGKLRDMKAVIPDRSYARIYQATIDFCKENGAFDPRTMGSVSNIGLMAQKAEEYGSHDKTFEIQGDGVVRVIDAAGKVLIEHAVEKGDIWRMCQTKDLPIRDWVKLAVTRARITNTPALFWLDEDRAHDKSLIGKVQKYLKDHDTKGLDIQILPPRKAIVASMKRSKEGKDTISVTGNVLRDYLTDLFPILELGTSAKMLSIVPLLNGGGLYETGAGGSAPKHVQQLLEEGHLRWDSLGEFLALGVSLEDYGRRNDNPAATVLAKALNDAIGKLLDANVAPARDAASGIDNRGTHVALARAWAEAMAAQKTDAKLQARFAAAAKKLAENEKQILAEIDATRGKPVDIGGYYQPDEVKLAQAMRPSKTFNAILDELARA
- a CDS encoding alpha/beta hydrolase-fold protein; protein product: MWTVDVEFQVTLASGAAIPRDASLFIAGSFGGERRWVADAAPCLNVGGTWRVRIGLEAGIPFEFKFTQGSWDCVETDAVGNEIPNRVFTPSWDRTTCACTVQGWKRTTEQSRAASGRQIRYDIFSKELGEDRTFIVRLPPAYEKSPGKRWPVLYCHDGQYLFGTERSLSGGEWRADIVAAELEQEGLIPPTILVAIFSGARRVDEFLPVYEPRRSGGGKSDRYCEFVARQVKPRVEAEWDAASDQRFVGTIGSSFGGLIAIDLCRRFPGTFGCCGALSPGLWPGNYWILDRIAEDPAFLRGVKLWFDMGSDEGIEVPDLADGIEVMRRLEQILLSHRFRPGRDYYYQEIHGGLHHEQAWSDRLGTILRFFLQDA